The following proteins are encoded in a genomic region of Cellulomonas sp. ES6:
- a CDS encoding GHKL domain-containing protein, producing the protein MIMETLPDIPRALTGVAEWLACLVYILLRRQRLPRLRFAALAAVALVVQVGVQELADQLPLQLWTVGMAAAVAAMYGFILAATRVSLRDAGYFAARALVLAELVAALHWQMHCFFFLPDGRPGLVWQAAFFVLVYAVAFVGVFVVEARHFRPAQALDVTPGELASAVAIALVTFFMSNISFLNANTPFSGRLGLEIFYIRTLVDLCGFVALYAQQGQRLQHRARAEVQAIDEMLRRQHEQYLQSKRSIEIVNRKYHDLKHQIGVIRAEGDPGRRASYLDDLEASVSGYAAQADTGNGVLDVILTTKSMECAERGIDLTYVVDGAVLDFMSAMDVAAVFGNALDNAIDGARAVPDPEQRLIKVAVYARDRFALLTVENWFTGELRTEDGHIVTRRADRTRHGYGLKSIRYTAEKYGGSMTVNVEDQWFVLRVLLPLPQGRPAAEAPAAAPAR; encoded by the coding sequence ATGATCATGGAGACCCTGCCGGACATCCCGCGGGCGCTGACGGGCGTCGCGGAGTGGCTGGCGTGCCTGGTGTACATCCTGCTGCGCCGGCAGCGGCTGCCCCGCCTGCGGTTCGCCGCCCTGGCCGCCGTGGCGCTGGTGGTGCAGGTGGGCGTGCAGGAGCTCGCGGACCAGCTCCCGCTCCAGCTGTGGACGGTCGGCATGGCCGCCGCCGTGGCTGCGATGTACGGGTTCATCCTGGCGGCGACGCGCGTCTCCCTCCGGGACGCCGGCTACTTCGCGGCGCGCGCGCTGGTGCTGGCGGAGCTGGTCGCCGCGCTGCACTGGCAGATGCACTGCTTCTTCTTCCTGCCGGACGGCCGGCCGGGACTGGTGTGGCAGGCGGCGTTCTTCGTGCTGGTCTACGCCGTCGCGTTCGTGGGGGTCTTCGTCGTCGAGGCGCGGCACTTCCGCCCGGCGCAGGCCCTGGACGTCACGCCGGGCGAGCTGGCCTCCGCGGTCGCGATCGCGCTGGTGACGTTCTTCATGAGCAACATCAGCTTCCTCAACGCCAACACGCCGTTCAGCGGGCGCCTGGGGCTCGAGATCTTCTACATCCGGACGCTGGTGGACCTGTGCGGGTTCGTGGCGCTGTACGCGCAGCAGGGGCAGCGCCTGCAGCACCGCGCGCGGGCGGAGGTGCAGGCGATCGACGAGATGCTGCGCCGGCAGCACGAGCAGTACCTGCAGTCCAAGCGCAGCATCGAGATCGTCAACCGCAAGTACCACGACCTCAAGCACCAGATCGGCGTGATCCGCGCGGAGGGCGACCCGGGCCGCCGCGCGTCGTACCTGGACGACCTGGAGGCGAGCGTGTCCGGCTACGCCGCCCAGGCGGACACCGGCAACGGCGTGCTGGACGTCATCCTCACCACCAAGAGCATGGAGTGCGCCGAGCGGGGCATCGACCTGACGTACGTCGTGGACGGGGCGGTGCTCGACTTCATGTCCGCGATGGACGTCGCGGCGGTGTTCGGCAACGCGCTGGACAACGCGATCGACGGCGCGCGGGCGGTGCCGGACCCGGAGCAGCGGCTCATCAAGGTCGCCGTCTACGCCCGGGACCGGTTCGCGCTGCTGACGGTCGAGAACTGGTTCACGGGCGAGCTCCGCACCGAGGACGGCCACATCGTGACCCGGCGCGCCGACCGGACGCGGCACGGCTACGGCCTGAAGTCCATCCGCTACACCGCGGAGAAGTACGGCGGCTCCATGACGGTGAACGTCGAGGACCAGTGGTTCGTGCTGCGGGTGCTGCTGCCGCTGCCGCAGGGCCGCCCGGCGGCGGAGGCTCCGGCGGCCGCGCCCGCCCGCTGA
- a CDS encoding glycoside hydrolase family 3 N-terminal domain-containing protein, which produces MKTTRTAYVKGAAVVAGAALFALTACSPGSSDEDSSAGSSFTTREVSDGTTDFVVVTNPGDGPVLSYGKDSGIELLTEEVDGQELAFKDMNGNGELDTWEDWRESAQDRAADLAGDLSIEQIAGLMLFSSHERSPADGITDAQKEYMSQSRLRNVLNAGPNDVEANVTWSNQLQAYAEELATEDEPYVPVNFSSDPRSTAESGGNYNASGDISRWPSNLGLAATFDTETMTAFAQTVSEEYRALGIGTALSPQIDLATEPRWLRVDGTFGENVELASEMAKAYVDGFQTTPGTEGWGSESVNAMIKHWAGDGPGEGGRESHTEAGKYGVYPGDNFDAHAEVFLGAMDSAAVMTAYSVALDADGQPLGGGDRMGSAYDSYRTGLLRENFTGVVVTDWGVTAGGNTDPDALIGTSWGADDLTVEERHYAILKNGVDMFGGNNAVEPVLAAYDMWQADFEAGENDVDADTRFQESGTRILTMLFQPGLYENPYLDLEHSKEVVASQDKLDAGYQAQLDSVVMLKNDADTIAAAEAGDWSDKTVYIPRNFDTGQAGLFGPGEYSEGPGLTVEIAEQYFAEVVTDEAVEDADGKVTSYTAPDLSDVDLVLVGMDSPSSGAVFANSGHDEETGEWYPLSLQYRPYTADGENVRKVSISGDILPDGTQENRSYFGHTSRTSNESDLDAFERAVAAVEASGKDIPVITVLKAKNPTVPAEFEAKSDAILVGFGVSDQALIETAMGLNEPQGRLPIGFPASMDAVEKQLEDVQEDTEPYVDSAGNAYEFGFGLNYAGPVTD; this is translated from the coding sequence ATGAAGACAACGAGAACGGCATACGTCAAGGGAGCGGCGGTCGTCGCAGGGGCCGCCCTGTTCGCCCTCACGGCGTGCTCGCCCGGCTCCTCCGACGAGGACAGCTCCGCAGGCAGCTCCTTCACCACCCGCGAGGTCTCCGACGGCACGACGGACTTCGTCGTCGTCACCAACCCGGGCGACGGCCCCGTCCTGTCGTACGGCAAGGACAGCGGCATCGAGCTGCTCACCGAGGAGGTCGACGGCCAGGAGCTCGCGTTCAAGGACATGAACGGCAACGGCGAGCTCGACACGTGGGAGGACTGGCGGGAGTCCGCGCAGGACCGCGCGGCCGACCTCGCCGGGGACCTGTCGATCGAGCAGATCGCCGGCCTCATGCTGTTCAGCTCGCACGAGCGCTCGCCCGCGGACGGGATCACGGACGCGCAGAAGGAGTACATGTCGCAGTCGCGCCTGCGCAACGTGCTCAACGCGGGCCCGAACGACGTCGAGGCGAACGTCACCTGGTCCAACCAGCTCCAGGCGTACGCCGAGGAGCTCGCGACGGAGGACGAGCCGTACGTCCCCGTGAACTTCAGCTCCGACCCGCGCTCCACCGCCGAGAGCGGCGGCAACTACAACGCGTCCGGCGACATCTCGCGCTGGCCGTCGAACCTGGGCCTCGCGGCGACGTTCGACACCGAGACGATGACCGCGTTCGCGCAGACCGTGTCGGAGGAGTACCGCGCCCTGGGCATCGGCACCGCGCTGAGCCCGCAGATCGACCTGGCGACCGAGCCGCGCTGGCTGCGCGTCGACGGCACGTTCGGGGAGAACGTCGAGCTCGCGAGCGAGATGGCGAAGGCCTACGTGGACGGCTTCCAGACCACGCCGGGCACCGAGGGCTGGGGCTCCGAGTCGGTCAACGCGATGATCAAGCACTGGGCCGGTGACGGTCCGGGCGAGGGCGGCCGCGAGTCGCACACCGAGGCCGGCAAGTACGGCGTCTACCCGGGTGACAACTTCGACGCGCACGCCGAGGTGTTCCTCGGTGCGATGGACTCCGCCGCGGTCATGACGGCCTACTCCGTCGCGCTCGACGCGGACGGCCAGCCGCTCGGTGGCGGGGACCGCATGGGCAGCGCCTACGACTCGTACCGCACGGGCCTGCTGCGGGAGAACTTCACCGGCGTGGTCGTCACCGACTGGGGCGTGACGGCGGGCGGGAACACCGACCCCGACGCGCTCATCGGCACCTCCTGGGGCGCCGACGACCTGACCGTCGAGGAGCGCCACTACGCGATCCTGAAGAACGGCGTCGACATGTTCGGCGGCAACAACGCGGTCGAGCCGGTGCTCGCGGCGTACGACATGTGGCAGGCCGACTTCGAGGCCGGCGAGAACGACGTCGACGCCGACACCCGGTTCCAGGAGTCCGGCACCCGCATCCTCACGATGCTGTTCCAGCCCGGCCTGTACGAGAACCCGTACCTCGACCTCGAGCACTCGAAGGAGGTCGTGGCCAGCCAGGACAAGCTCGACGCCGGCTACCAGGCGCAGCTCGACTCGGTGGTCATGCTGAAGAACGACGCCGACACGATCGCGGCCGCCGAGGCGGGCGACTGGTCCGACAAGACGGTCTACATCCCGCGGAACTTCGACACCGGGCAGGCCGGCCTGTTCGGCCCGGGCGAGTACAGCGAGGGTCCCGGTCTGACCGTCGAGATCGCCGAGCAGTACTTCGCGGAGGTCGTCACGGACGAGGCCGTCGAGGACGCGGACGGCAAGGTCACGAGCTACACCGCTCCCGACCTGTCCGACGTGGACCTGGTGCTCGTCGGCATGGACAGCCCCAGCAGCGGCGCCGTGTTCGCGAACTCGGGTCACGACGAGGAGACCGGCGAGTGGTACCCGCTGTCGCTCCAGTACCGCCCCTACACGGCTGACGGCGAGAACGTCCGGAAGGTCTCGATCTCCGGCGACATCCTCCCGGACGGCACGCAGGAGAACCGGTCGTACTTCGGCCACACGTCGCGGACCTCGAACGAGTCGGACCTCGACGCGTTCGAGCGGGCCGTGGCCGCCGTCGAGGCGTCCGGCAAGGACATCCCGGTCATCACCGTCCTGAAGGCGAAGAACCCGACCGTCCCGGCCGAGTTCGAGGCGAAGTCCGACGCGATCCTCGTGGGCTTCGGCGTCAGCGACCAGGCGCTCATCGAGACCGCGATGGGCCTCAACGAGCCGCAGGGCCGCCTGCCGATCGGCTTCCCGGCGTCCATGGACGCGGTCGAGAAGCAGCTCGAGGACGTCCAGGAGGACACGGAGCCGTACGTCGACTCGGCGGGCAACGCCTACGAGTTCGGCTTCGGCCTGAACTACGCGGGTCCGGTCACGGACTGA
- a CDS encoding LytTR family DNA-binding domain-containing protein — translation MIRIGIVEDDPASAALLVEHLRRYEREHDEEFRISAFPDGADIVAAYRPDFDILLLDVEMPRLDGLSAASQIRLVDPDVVIIFITNMTQHAIKGYEVDALSYVLKPVPYFAFAQEIKRSVARLRRRSADYLLLTVDGGLVRVATDDIVFLESAKHRTTVHTVDGRHSVVGPLKALEAQLEGKSFFRSNSGYVVNLRHVLGVHGSSCLMVGGHDLLVSRSRKKAFLAALTDYLGARHA, via the coding sequence GTGATCAGGATCGGCATCGTCGAGGACGACCCCGCGAGCGCGGCGCTGCTCGTCGAGCACCTGCGCCGCTACGAGCGCGAGCACGACGAGGAGTTCCGCATCTCGGCGTTCCCCGACGGCGCGGACATCGTCGCGGCGTACCGGCCGGACTTCGACATCCTGCTACTGGACGTCGAGATGCCGCGGCTCGACGGGCTCAGCGCGGCGTCGCAGATCCGGCTCGTGGACCCGGACGTCGTCATCATCTTCATCACCAACATGACGCAGCACGCCATCAAGGGGTACGAGGTCGACGCGCTGAGCTACGTCCTCAAGCCGGTGCCGTACTTCGCGTTCGCGCAGGAGATCAAGCGCTCCGTGGCCCGGCTGCGGCGCCGCTCCGCCGACTACCTGCTGCTGACCGTCGACGGCGGCCTGGTGCGGGTCGCGACCGACGACATCGTGTTCCTCGAGTCGGCCAAGCACCGCACGACCGTGCACACGGTCGACGGCCGGCACTCGGTGGTCGGGCCGCTCAAGGCGCTCGAGGCGCAGCTCGAGGGCAAGAGCTTCTTCCGCAGCAACAGCGGCTACGTGGTGAACCTGCGGCACGTGCTCGGCGTGCACGGCAGCAGCTGCCTCATGGTCGGGGGCCACGACCTGCTGGTGAGCCGGTCCCGCAAGAAGGCGTTCCTGGCGGCGCTCACCGACTACCTCGGGGCGCGGCACGCATGA
- the glf gene encoding UDP-galactopyranose mutase, protein MDLLVVGAGLFGLTVAERAAEAGLRVAVVERRDHLGGNAWSSVDPGTGIEVHRYGSHIFHTSNERVWQYVRRFTGFTDYRHRVYSTHAGTVYPLPINLGTLNQFFSAAMGPSEARALVARQAAEVDAATAANLEDKAISLIGRPLYEAFVRDYTAKQWQTDPRELPASVIARLPVRYTYDNRYFSDRYEGLPTHGYGAWFEAMASHPRIDVHLGTDFLDDTQPLSRAAARGQVPVVYTGPVDRYFDHHAGPLGWRTLDLETETLPVPDFQGTSVMNYADLDVPWTRIHEFRHFHPEREDRHAADRTVIMRERSRFAGPDDEPYYPVATAQDRERLRVYRELAADEPGVHLGGRLGSYLYLDMHMAIASALSLWDSGAVTAGV, encoded by the coding sequence ATGGACCTGCTCGTCGTCGGGGCCGGTCTGTTCGGGCTCACGGTCGCCGAGCGCGCCGCCGAGGCCGGCCTGCGGGTCGCCGTCGTCGAGCGGCGCGACCACCTCGGCGGGAACGCCTGGAGCAGCGTCGACCCGGGCACCGGCATCGAGGTGCACCGCTACGGCTCGCACATCTTCCACACCTCGAACGAGCGCGTGTGGCAGTACGTGCGGCGGTTCACCGGGTTCACCGACTACCGGCACCGCGTGTACTCGACGCACGCCGGCACGGTGTACCCGCTGCCGATCAACCTCGGGACGCTCAACCAGTTCTTCTCCGCCGCCATGGGGCCGTCCGAGGCCCGCGCGCTCGTCGCCCGGCAGGCCGCCGAGGTCGACGCCGCGACCGCCGCGAACCTCGAGGACAAGGCGATCTCGCTGATCGGCCGGCCGCTGTACGAGGCGTTCGTCCGCGACTACACCGCCAAGCAGTGGCAGACCGACCCCCGCGAGCTGCCCGCGTCCGTCATCGCCCGGCTCCCCGTGCGCTACACGTACGACAACCGGTACTTCTCGGACCGCTACGAGGGCCTGCCGACCCACGGCTACGGGGCCTGGTTCGAGGCGATGGCGTCCCACCCGCGCATCGACGTGCACCTCGGGACCGACTTCCTCGACGACACCCAGCCGCTGTCCCGCGCCGCCGCGCGCGGGCAGGTGCCGGTCGTGTACACCGGGCCGGTCGACCGGTACTTCGACCACCACGCCGGGCCGCTGGGCTGGCGGACGCTCGACCTGGAGACCGAGACGCTGCCCGTCCCCGACTTCCAGGGCACGAGCGTCATGAACTACGCCGACCTGGACGTGCCGTGGACCCGGATCCACGAGTTCCGGCACTTCCACCCCGAGCGCGAGGACCGGCACGCCGCGGACCGCACCGTCATCATGCGCGAGCGGTCCCGGTTCGCCGGACCGGACGACGAGCCGTACTACCCCGTCGCCACCGCGCAGGACCGCGAGCGGCTGCGGGTGTACCGGGAGCTCGCCGCCGACGAGCCGGGCGTCCACCTCGGCGGGCGGCTCGGGTCGTACCTGTACCTCGACATGCACATGGCGATCGCGTCGGCGCTCTCGCTGTGGGACTCCGGGGCGGTCACCGCCGGCGTCTGA
- a CDS encoding glycoside hydrolase family 3 protein encodes MNARAKNADRAKKRMSNKKFLGIWVPVLALLTVVTVVANVALVVAGGWVASQLGSGTYEFTNSAESADWDTEYYSSDYDGIDEVDEAAKALVEEISGAGIVLAKNEQAALPLAAGAKVTMLGRAAADPVFGGAGSGSVDTTTAVDARQGLENAGFEVNDAVYSAIEAFAAENPRGHIEMDNPAASSYTIGEMPVDGYEAQAASFADYSDAAVVYLGRPGGEGGDLTRDMTDWDDNAEPGQHQLELNKDEKDLIALATSSFDTVVVVVNASTTMEMGSLQQDAGVDAILLAGSPGATGFNALGGILSGDVNPSGRTADVWAADFTADPTFQNFGGYLYDNLSVSYPVSSIETATSNATVTDEAPFVNYAEGIYIGYRYYETAAVEGFIDYDEAVVYPFGYGLSYTDFAWEVTDTQAGDVDGTIAVTVEVTNTGDVAGRDVVELYYSAPYTPGGIEKPEVVLGGFDKTGVIEPGASESVTIEIAVEDMASYDYADAAAYVLEAGDYELTVRTDSHTVAAGTEPFTYTVDSDVVYSGENHRASDAAEVTNQFDDVSAQFVSEPTDGKILSMSRADFAGTFPTAPTADQLVADDAVAAGFAAWDHEAAAEAFEGEMPTTGAGTDLSLIDLRGLAFDDPKWDELLDSLTVGEMTDMQLNGAYQTPAIGSIGKPATTELDGPAGFSSFINASVNGVAYPSEFLIAQTWDVDLGHAMGQMIGNEALAKNVQGWYAPAANLHRSPFAGRNFEYYSEDPYLSGSMMTAVSNGAATKGVYTTLKHFALNDQETNRVNNGIATWATEQTIRELYLKPFEMAVKGVTMDVSYLSDDEGTRSTTTVGSTAVMSSFNRIGATWAGGSEALMTNVLRGEWGFEGFAITDFNLYPYMNPNQAISAGTDLTLTFQPSKSYADTSSAKAVTDIRTATHHILYTVANSNAMNGLAPGATVSYTPPTWVYIQIIATIVMGLLLLAGAFLVTRRVLRHRGAGEPAAAGEPAVAGAGRGADGR; translated from the coding sequence GTGAACGCCAGGGCGAAGAACGCCGACCGCGCGAAGAAGCGGATGTCGAACAAGAAGTTCCTGGGGATCTGGGTCCCCGTGCTCGCCCTGCTCACCGTGGTGACGGTCGTGGCGAACGTGGCGCTGGTCGTCGCGGGCGGCTGGGTCGCGTCCCAGCTCGGCTCCGGGACGTACGAGTTCACCAACTCCGCCGAGTCGGCGGACTGGGACACGGAGTACTACAGCTCGGACTACGACGGCATCGACGAGGTCGACGAGGCCGCGAAGGCGCTCGTCGAGGAGATCTCCGGCGCCGGCATCGTCCTGGCGAAGAACGAGCAGGCCGCGCTGCCGCTGGCCGCGGGCGCGAAGGTCACCATGCTGGGCCGCGCCGCCGCGGACCCGGTCTTCGGCGGTGCGGGCTCCGGCTCGGTCGACACCACGACGGCCGTCGACGCGCGCCAGGGGCTCGAGAACGCGGGCTTCGAGGTCAACGACGCCGTCTACTCGGCCATCGAGGCGTTCGCGGCGGAGAACCCGCGCGGTCACATCGAGATGGACAACCCGGCCGCGTCCTCCTACACGATCGGCGAGATGCCGGTGGACGGCTACGAGGCCCAGGCGGCCTCGTTCGCGGACTACTCCGACGCCGCCGTGGTCTACCTGGGCCGTCCGGGCGGTGAGGGCGGTGACCTGACCCGCGACATGACGGACTGGGACGACAACGCCGAGCCGGGCCAGCACCAGCTGGAGCTGAACAAGGACGAGAAGGACCTGATCGCGCTCGCGACGTCGAGCTTCGACACGGTGGTCGTGGTCGTCAACGCGTCCACCACGATGGAGATGGGCTCGCTGCAGCAGGACGCCGGGGTCGACGCGATCCTGCTGGCCGGCTCCCCGGGCGCCACGGGCTTCAACGCCCTGGGCGGCATCCTGTCCGGTGACGTCAACCCGTCCGGTCGGACCGCCGACGTGTGGGCGGCGGACTTCACGGCCGACCCGACGTTCCAGAACTTCGGGGGGTACCTGTACGACAACCTGTCGGTGTCGTACCCGGTGTCCTCGATCGAGACGGCGACGTCGAACGCGACGGTGACCGACGAGGCGCCGTTCGTGAACTACGCCGAGGGCATCTACATCGGCTACCGGTACTACGAGACCGCGGCGGTCGAGGGGTTCATCGACTACGACGAGGCCGTGGTGTACCCGTTCGGGTACGGGCTGTCCTACACGGACTTCGCGTGGGAGGTCACCGACACCCAGGCCGGGGACGTGGACGGCACGATCGCGGTCACGGTCGAGGTCACCAACACCGGTGACGTGGCCGGGCGCGACGTCGTGGAGCTCTACTACTCGGCGCCCTACACCCCGGGCGGCATCGAGAAGCCCGAGGTCGTCCTCGGCGGGTTCGACAAGACCGGCGTCATCGAGCCGGGCGCGAGCGAGTCCGTCACCATCGAGATCGCGGTGGAGGACATGGCGTCGTACGACTACGCCGACGCCGCCGCCTACGTGCTCGAGGCCGGCGACTACGAGCTGACCGTCCGCACCGACTCGCACACGGTCGCCGCGGGCACCGAGCCGTTCACCTACACGGTCGACTCCGACGTCGTGTACTCGGGCGAGAACCACCGCGCGAGCGACGCCGCCGAGGTCACGAACCAGTTCGACGACGTCTCGGCGCAGTTCGTGTCCGAGCCGACCGACGGCAAGATCCTGTCGATGTCCCGCGCGGACTTCGCCGGCACGTTCCCCACGGCCCCGACGGCCGACCAGCTCGTCGCGGACGACGCGGTGGCCGCCGGCTTCGCTGCCTGGGACCACGAGGCGGCCGCCGAGGCGTTCGAGGGTGAGATGCCCACGACCGGCGCGGGCACCGACCTGTCCCTGATCGACCTGCGGGGCCTGGCGTTCGACGACCCGAAGTGGGACGAGCTGCTCGACTCGCTGACGGTCGGCGAGATGACCGACATGCAGCTCAACGGCGCCTACCAGACGCCGGCGATCGGCTCGATCGGCAAGCCGGCGACCACCGAGCTCGACGGCCCGGCCGGGTTCTCCTCGTTCATCAACGCGTCCGTCAACGGCGTGGCGTACCCGTCGGAGTTCCTCATCGCGCAGACGTGGGACGTCGACCTGGGCCACGCCATGGGCCAGATGATCGGCAACGAGGCGCTCGCGAAGAACGTCCAGGGCTGGTACGCCCCGGCGGCGAACCTGCACCGCTCGCCGTTCGCGGGCCGCAACTTCGAGTACTACTCGGAGGACCCGTACCTGTCCGGCTCGATGATGACGGCGGTCTCCAACGGCGCGGCGACGAAGGGCGTGTACACGACGCTCAAGCACTTCGCGCTGAACGACCAGGAGACCAACCGCGTCAACAACGGCATCGCCACCTGGGCCACGGAGCAGACGATCCGCGAGCTCTACCTGAAGCCGTTCGAGATGGCCGTCAAGGGCGTCACGATGGACGTGTCGTACCTGTCCGACGACGAGGGCACGCGCTCGACCACCACGGTCGGCTCGACCGCGGTCATGAGCTCGTTCAACCGGATCGGCGCGACGTGGGCCGGCGGCTCCGAGGCGCTCATGACGAACGTGCTGCGGGGCGAGTGGGGGTTCGAGGGCTTCGCCATCACGGACTTCAACCTGTACCCGTACATGAACCCGAACCAGGCGATCAGCGCCGGCACGGACCTGACCCTGACCTTCCAGCCGTCGAAGTCCTACGCGGACACCTCGTCGGCCAAGGCGGTCACGGACATCCGGACGGCGACGCACCACATCCTGTACACGGTCGCCAACTCCAACGCGATGAACGGGCTCGCTCCGGGGGCGACGGTGTCCTACACGCCGCCGACCTGGGTGTACATCCAGATCATCGCGACGATCGTGATGGGCCTGCTGCTGCTGGCCGGTGCGTTCCTGGTGACGCGGCGCGTGCTGCGGCACCGGGGGGCGGGCGAGCCCGCCGCCGCGGGCGAGCCGGCGGTCGCCGGTGCCGGCCGCGGGGCCGACGGCCGGTAG